The window GACTATTATGACCCGTATAGTGACTACAGGGGCAGCGACGAATGGGTCAATGTGTACCGGCAGGGTTTCAATTTCCAGTGCCCTCATGGGCAAGTGATAGTGGCCGTGAGGAGTACTTTCAGCAAAAAGGAAGGCTCTGACAGGCTGTGGAACTATGCCTGCATGCCCACCCCTCACACAATGGGAGAGCCCTCAGAGTGCTGGTGGGAAGAGATCAACAGAGCTGGACTGGAATGGTAAGACACCAAGATTAAACTTTCTTTAGGAGCTgccattgtgtgtgtttgtgagagagagtaTGTGTGTGCGAAACCCGTGTTACTCAGCGCCAGGCTGATGCGACGGTTAACAGATAGCAATGCATGTGGCGCTAAAACAAATTAATTAAGGAATTAACGTTCTGCTTAAGCCAGTGTGAACAATCCATCAAGCTGCAGTGATGATCCTGCTATGTATTTGCATAGATGAGGCAGTCGcagcttcatttatttattggatttatatcccaccttttctccaaggagctccaggtggcataTTTGGCTCTCCCCATCCCCATGAGGCAGGTTAAGCCGAAAGGCAGCGACTGgacaaaggtcacccagtgaacttcatggctgagtggggattggaatcctggtctcccagatcttaGTCCAGTGGCGGCAAACCTATGATACGTGTGCCAGAatgggcactcagagccctctctgttgacACGCGTGCCATCGGTCCATCCTCACCATTTCTGGGGGCTGGCAAAgtaggcagctgcccccccaactGTGGGCAGGAAACTCTCAGTAGAgttcctcggggggggggcatgccacTGCGAGCCAAAAATGGGTTATTTTTTGCTTGtgcgagcaggagattgtctGCGGCGATTGTGCGGGAAATTATTGCCTGTTGTCGATTGGCTTCCTCTGTGTTAGTTTGGTGGCTGCCTCTCGGCattcccctcaaaaaagctcaacagacctggacaccccccccaaaaaagctaaacaacaactcatggcaaccccccccccaaaaaaagctcaacaactcagggcactttgtgttggcactttgccagaaataagtgggttttgggttggggTTTGGGCactgtcctagtccaacactctaatcacaACACCACAATGGCTCCCATTCGTATTGTTCCATTCCTTGCTTCCTCTACAGTGTGAATGCTCCTTGATTTGTCTCCCTCCTTGGCTTGCAAACATGTACTTTTGTCCACTGGTTCAGCAGCATTGGCTGGAGTTAGATGGATAatagttcttgttgttgtttgcaatgaGAAAATTTTTGCTTGGCATGGCTATCATATTCTGTTCTAGCGAAGCAGATTTTAATAGCACCAGGAAACCTTGCAAAATGTATTTGACTAGAGAAATATTCCATGCagggcgggaggggggagagcaaTGAGTGTACATGAGCAATGATAGCTCTATTAGAATATGTTCAGCTCTCTGAAGAAAGTACTGTTGATCTCCCGCCAACATTTTAATGATTTGAGAGATCTGCCCAGTGCtgaatgaattttgcaatgaaagaCTCCTGTTCCTATTCAGTTAAGAATGATTAAAAGTCCTATCTACCACCTCAAAAGATAGGGAGTGGATGTTTTATGTAGTCCCAGTTCTCAGTTTCTCTTCATATTATGTGTGCAGAACATTCTGTCACACATACTCACTGTGCACTAAATATTTCTAGGCAGAATATATCTAAACATGTCTTCTAATGGTTCGATGTTAATGCACTGCCTCATTTCCTTGCTTATGAAACCATAGATGGGAGCATTATCTTGTCCTTTGACTTGTGGTAACCTCTCCCCATTCCCCCATTAGTAAGTTCTTCTTACTAAGGTGTTCAGTTGGTTGCAAGGTTCTTCACAATCTCATTTTTACGTTACTGCCTTTAAAATCTGTGTTTGTACTAAAACAGCACCACAACTTTCCCTCAATATCCTAAGGccaaaaaagaaaactgaacaaGAGGGcataatctctctctcacacacacacacctcccctaGGAGCCTTTGACACTTTGTGTTAAACATGAAAATGTTAACTGAACTCAACAAAACATTTTTCACATCTTTTAACTGTATTGCTCATCATTgcatatatttttcttcttcactttgctcACACAGAATGTGCTTATTTGGCACAAGATAGGAAAGGGGGGCCCGCCAGTTTATTtgctaaaaaagaaaggaagagatggTCTGGAGTTATGTCTTTAAAGGCGAAATGGAAATAAGAAAAAGCATCTAAATCTGGGGAAAATATGTATGTTAAGAAAGCATTAACAGTGACCTCTTACCACTCTGGTTTGGAAATACAAATgacaattgcccccccccccccatgtatgcACAGATATTTTACTATCTAATATTTTGCCTAGAAATGCTGATGGAGTCTATGGAATAAAACAGGCCTAGATGACTCATCATACCAAAGGATgtacatttatttcccacccttttCTCAAGGCCTGAGTTTAGGAAGTAATACATCTTTGTgccatcttatcctcacaacaaccctgtgaggaaggctagGCTAGGCTAAGAAATATCTGCTTGGGACAACCCAGCCAGCTTCATGAGCCTGAGGTCTCCCATTTGCTAACctagctctctctctccactgcaCCACACTTTCCCTGTGACTGGGGCCACTGATGACGATGATTTTGATAATGCTGCTAAAACTTGCAAAGGCAGTTTTACTAGTGATGACAGCGGTACACAAGAGTATGTAGCCACAAGCAATAATaggtctcgctttactggccgagggagccaacatacagcttctgggtcatgtggccatctggaaaaccagagcagtgcacggaaacactgttcacctttctgctggagtggtacctatttatctacttgcactttgacgtgctttcaaactgctaggttggcaggagcagggaccgagcaacgggagctcaccccgtcgcggggatcaGTAAACCATCATAAAGTTAGGCCACATCcactctgtacatttaaagcacatggcttcccccaaagaatcctgggaactgcagtttcttaaggGAGCTGGGAACTGGGGACACACACTGTGCACAAAAGTAGTTGTGTGGCTGTGAGGAGAAAGGGTTTGGCACCGAGGAAGGCTGGTATGGGGCAGGGAGTGCCGGAGCCTGGGCAAACTCATTACAAACTGGAGAAGGGATGCAGCTCAttggcaagcagaaggtcccaggttcagtctctggcattttAGGTAGATCTAGGGATTGTCCCTTGACTGAAACCCTAGCAAGCCTCTGTGATTCTAGGCTGTACTGAACCAGATTGACCGATGGGTATCCCagagtgtaaggcagcttcctttggtCTTTGAAAActgttataaggggggggggacctgctcCCTTTTCCTTATGGAGTATTCCAGAgtaatatttgaggtcattgggagagtcaaaatggcttcaggattgctctcccatactattgcAGACAAtagtattggacaaacaggccaaaccctacgtcaaaggataaatggacataaatctgatatcaggaatcacaagacagagaaaccagtaggagaacacttcagtctcccaggacattctatacaagatctcaaagtagctgtcttactagaaaggaatttcagaaatagactggaaagagaagttgctgaattgcaactaattaccaaacttaaaaccacggagagacctggtctgaacaaagacattggattcttatctcattatacatgacaaagctatctttagccatctcaccccttgcttttccctgtaaggccaattgcagtcgttaacagtcgtcaacaggttttccacacctatcagccctccccactctttcactatatataagggtctggtgacttctgtttcagtgtatctgaagaagtgtgcatgcacacgaaagctcataccaagaacaaacttagttggtctctaaggtgctactggaacgatttttatttttattttttattttgttttgactattgcagacacgtttcatatatttagatatgtgtgcatttatgaatatttattctatactGGGaccttaatattttttatttattaacaaaACCATATCCAAATGCAACTGTCTTCGTTCGTCCCTTTCTGCTGACAAAGTCGAAAGTGAGTGTGAGGGGAAAATGACTGGTTAACAATTCAAGGCTATAGAGCCATTTGAGGTCATGTTCCTTTGGAATGTCTGGCTTTACTTATCCAAGCTGAAACTGAAATCCTTATGTGGAAGTTTTACCTAGTCTTAGCACCTCACCCCGCCCAACCTCCACCTTTGTACCATTTAATgatttaaataacaaaacaaaaataaaacttccTTGATGGAGGCACTGGTGACTGTGAAGTGACAGATGAAGCCATTAGCTCCAACTACTATTTGATGGTGATATGACACAGTAACCGTATCAGCGcttgagaaagaaaaggaaatgaaacaatCATCTTGAAAGAACTGCATGGTTtttatgaacaaaataaaaaataaaaataaaatccttccagtagcaccttagagaccaactaagtttgttcttggtatgagctttcgtgtgcatgcacactttttcggatacacttcttcagttttTTATGGTAATAGCTGAGCAAAGCAGCCCTAGTTTATCTGCTGTTTTGAAAAAAACAGAACACAGGGATTTCTGTGAAATAGTGCCAGCAAAATAACTGCCGCACAGTGGTGGAACTATTAGAAGTGCTAATAGATTTGGTTTCCATGACAGGCAAATAGGATCTTTAAAAACCACTTATTCCTAGTCTACAGCAGCATTTCGCTTTTGGAAGAATTTACGCCTTTGCCAACAGCCCCTGGAGACTGCAGATAATTTTCTTAGTGCATGTATGGTAGACTGTCACAAGGGAAGGAGAATCATCATTATTAACTATTATTACATTATTGATTCTGCTGATTTATAAACTATTTCATAGCTACAAGCTATCAAAGCGATGTACAATAAGTTAAAATGAAATGAGATACAAAAGATAGACTGCAAAGACAAAACCGTTTATAAGATATGCAATTAGCAATCCATAAAACAAATAGCTTATGGGAAAGCCttcttaaacaaaaatatatttaaacttCAAGGCACCAGGAGCTTGTCTGATACCAGCTGGTAATTGACTCTGGAGGGTTGGTTTCTGGTACAAACTAAGAGGAACCCGGTGGCATGCACAGCAGTGCCCTATTTGAGGAGCACAGTTTTTGGGCAGGGATATATGAGGTAAGTGGGGAAAAGACTTGGCCTGGTTCAGCTACAGGTATGAGACCATTTAAAGCATCAGAAAAGGTTATGCTTGAAGGGCTGGCACTGTTGGGGAGTCACCAATGTCCTGTGTACTCAGGAGGGTAGGTCCACTGTCTTCCCATCACAAAATGTCAGCTGCAGCTACCAATACCTGGTAGTCCTTTCAGGGCTGGGCAAAGGGAAGCCAGTGATAGAGTCTGGGTTGCTTCTCCATATTTTGCAATGTCATTTGCTAGCAAAGAAGTGTCCTGAACctggttttttggctgggaagggcagggtataaataaaaaaattattattaatttattattattattcataaatgCATAGATTAGTGAGAATACAACACAAAAAATGCAAtacatatggggaaattgctttacaaaaatgtgttcgTGAGGCAAATTTGCACACAAAAGGTgactattaggagaaatttgcactaaaatattgatgaattttcatgaggatttttttaaaatttgcaaactgatgtgaaaaacTGAACGACATGGGTTGCACgtcaccccagtctctgagctgtGCAAGAGTCCAGGGGTTCCAAGCACTCACCCAGGGTTCCGTTTCCTTCGAATGAGAGACAGCGGGgactgtagtgtctttaggatatgtggtttatttacacataagaTGGAGGGGATCACAGCATTTACACTTTCTGATAGTCACAGGCTTGgaatcaaacagaaatcaagcgtGTCTCTtactctctggcttctgcctgcttctagcaGAAGCCCCATGACTCTGGCTATTGTCCTTCTAAGTAGCAGCCAGGTGAGGAGAGGGAAAGGCTCTCTCATTTTTCCAGAGGGCACCATCACTTCTTTTGCTACATTAATGGTGGTCCTTAGCTGACAACTATGCCCATTCTCTAACACAAGAACTTGCCTTAATAGTTTATCATGGAATCTTCCACTAGATTTCAATCCTTGCTGGAATCAGGACTTCATgagttagaagggactcaggcatcatGCAGACTAAGTCTGCAAACTCACAACAATAATATTGGAAAAGTAGGAACCGAGAAATAACAAAATAGTCATATTTGCTCATCACTAGTTGCTAGATTCCAGTACTCTGCAAAAAAGTATTTACAGTCAtgtttataacaacaacaacaacaacaacaacaacaacaacaacaacaacaacaacactgctacTACTAGTAGTGCAACTTATTTTCATTATCGTTTTTCTCTTCAGGTATCAAACATGCTCAAATAATGGGTTGGTGGCAGGATTCCAGAGCCAATATTTTCCATCGGTGCTTGATCGAGAGTGGCAATTCTATTGCTGCCGCTACAGCCGGAGATGTCCATATTCATGTTGGTGAGTTCACAAAAGTGCACTGAGTTTTTAATGCATTGAGagcatttcttaaaacaataccCAAGATCATTCCCTTAAACTCTATAAGCAATAAAACCTTTCCAGAGATGTAcaattaatattttaatgtaCAATTGTGTAAATGATTCCTGAGAAAAAGCCTTCTTAAATAAAAATGCCTTCAGTAGGTACCTAAGCATCAAATAATATGTGCCTGTCTGATTTCAGTTGGTTGACCCCAGAGGGCTGGAACcgatatacaaaaataaataaataaataaaaatgaaaaaccagTTTCTAGTGCAAACTGAGCTTTAATATAGAACAAAACAGGGTAATTTGATGTATCACAAGCTGAGCGACTGGGTTGTTGATATAGCTGTCCAAATTAGAGATCAGGATGCTTTTGTCTGTGCAGCTAAGATGAGCACTGGCAAACTGCTTCCTTAAATGGACTGACCAAAGGTGATTCAAAGTATCATACACAAACAGAACTACAGAGGAAGTGAAGTTTTCAATTAGATGTGCACAAGATGTTTACTTGCCTTTTATTGGGCCAGCTGCTGACCTACATGCAACAACAATGCATACAAGTCCAGAATAAAAATTGCCTTGCAGTTAGGAGGGAAAGTAATCTTGGATTTCCCTTCATTAAATCTTCAAACATCCTTCCAAGTGTCGGCTGATGTTCTGCACCTGCACGTGAAGCAACAGCCCTGCCAAAAGTCTGCCTTGTGAAGGAGGTGCTCTCTGCTTTACTAGTGAAGGTCCTCAGTAAGCCTTTGCTTACATTTATGAAGGAACTGGTTTTGTGCCTCAGTGAGACAAGGCACACTACTGTATCATTCAATTCAGTTGTAATCTTGGAGCATCAATTTGCCATGTCAATTTAAGGCTCTTGCCTGGCAGCTTTGGATGCTGTTCATATCTGAAGCCCCATCTCCTTTCTTCTGGCATCCTAATGAGTGTGTATCCATCTCTATCTATACACatgagaacataagcagagcctgctagatcagaacCAATGGCccattagtccagcatccttttctcacagaggccaaccagatgcctgtagaaaACCTGTAAGCATGAGTTGGGTGCAACAATATGTTCTCTATTTCTGATTCTTGGTCAATGGTGTTGTCCAATccactttttaaagccatccaagttggtggctgtcactactagcgaattccatagtttaactatgcagtgTGTGAAGAACTatgttcttttgtctgtcctgaaccttccgacgttcagcttcattggacatcCATGAGTTCTAGTTTTATGGGAGTGGGAGAAAAATGTGcccctgtccactttctccaccccacaCATCAGTTTATATACTTCTACCATCCCCTCCCTTGCTCACATTTTCTCTGAACTTAAAGTACTCCAAATATTGTAGCcattcctcataggagagttgctTCAACCccttgcttgcccttttctgagtcTTCTCCAGCTCCACAATGTCCTAcaccagaggtcggcaacctctggcccatgggcggGTTGCAGCCCACGAAGGCCGTTTtactggcccacaagccgcctGCCAACCAAGCCACCTGCTTGGCAAGCCCCATGAGCGCTGCGCTAAAGCAGCACAGCGCAGtgtggggacttgccgagcagtGCCGGAAAGTGCGTCTGCAAACGCGCAGATACTAgaaatcacgtctgtgcatgtccagatgccgaaaatcgcttctgcgcaggtgcaatttccagcatctgggcatgcgcagaagcaatttccggcgccacggacatgcgcagatgcgatttccggcatcacgctgtgcatgtccggcccatggacactctccgtgggcttgatccagcccatggTGGGATAACCTTGCCAATGCCTGTCCTACACTGTGCACAGAATTTACCCCTAAGACTTTCAGCAAAGATACATTTTATCATAAAATCTTGTTACGTGTAGCCTCCTCCTAGTATTTCCATTTTACACACTAGAGTACAGTCGAACCTTGGTTGAcaaacgccttgtgactcgaatgttttggctcccaaatgccgcaaacctggaagtgagtgttctggtttgtgaatgttctttggaacccaaacgtccaacacggcttccgtGGCTTTCaataggctgcaggagcttcctgcagccaatcggaagccgcggcttggtttccgaacattttggaagttgaatggacttttGTTATGGATttcattcgacttccgaggtaccactgtactccctttGTGTTTGcgctagttacaggtagatagccgtgttggtctgccatagtctaaacaaaataaaaaaaaattctttccagtagcaccttagagaccaactgagtttgttcttggtatgagctttcgtgtgcatgcacacttcttcagatacgtatctgaagatgTGTTTGAGCTGGCAGACTGGCCCAGCAATTTCTGTGTTCAATCAGAATTTGTGCAGAGTCCCTGAGTCCACATACTGACTATTACAGTACTGTGTCATTTTATGAAGCCAAGCAAACCTTGTGCTCAGAATCCTGTTGGCTGGTATCTTAATGGTCTGACCTTGCCCACAAACAGCTATTTGcatttcgttgttgttgttgttgttgttgttgttgttgttgatgatgatgatgatgttgttgatTTAATaagtataccgcccttcatctgtagatctcagggtggttcatcaCAACATACCCCCTTTATGACACAAGCCTATGCTTTTGTTAAGCCCATGAAGTTCAGAGGGATTATTCATACAtcaatgtgcataggattacagctttGAAGTGTAATCTTATGCAcctctactcagaagcaagccctgatGAAATCTATGAGACTTACTTGCAGGCAACTGTTCCAGAAATCCAGCCTTCATTTACTAGGAACCTGTGAGATCTCATTAGTGCTGAACGTGATTGTCTTGTTCTTTTATATGGGACAGTTTTATTACGCTACCAAAATATAATCTTGGAAGGCAAAGTAAGGTATTTCCCTGGGAAAGGCTCTAGCAATCAGCTACATTTTATGGTTCTGTGATGAGAGGCCAGCTGTTCTGTAACTCCCAGCATTAGCCTGGAAGGAATAAAGAAGAAAGTTAAATAGAGAAGTAGCAAATTCTTTGCAGATGTGACTGTGATGTTGCATCTATCTGTAAATCAATATAGGTGGAGGGAAATCTCAATCCTCATCTTGAAGCAGTCTGAAAGATAAACAGCATTTGGAATGCTGTTTATAATAATTTCCCTGCTCCAAGCAAGCAGGGCTGCCGAGGTCCAGAAAGGTTTGGCTGGTGCTATAGCTGCTCTTGCTCACCATTGCCTCTCTAAGCAGTGACCACATTTACAGGACCTTACAGGATTATGGGCCCTAGTGGATGCGACCGTTTCCTCTACACAGTTTGCCATTTATTAAAGGTGTTGATGTTCATGTACTCTTTCATTGGCAATGTCACTGTCCAGAAAATGGAGCAACTGCAGAACACAGCTGGTATCCCTAGAAGGGAAAGTCTCCTTTGCCCTTTTTCATGCCTCCTTCCAAGGAAAGAGCCTTGCTCAAAAGGTGCTACCCTTCACATGTTGCCCTCAACATGGCTTCTGGCCACTTCTGGTGCTTTTCAACACACTGGCCTGGAAAGGGACCAATGTGCAGCTGGTCCCTCTCAAtaggagcagggagagaggcaTTCTCTCCTTCTTCTGCCCTCCTCCTGAGGAAAGCTGCCATGGCTCTGATACTGCTGCAGCGCAAGGAGGAGGAACGACCACCTGCACCTTGGGGCCTCTTCTCTCTCCTATGCTGTGATGAGATGCCACCTCCTCAAATTTACTGCCTCAAGCAAATGCCCTGTTTCCCATAAATACATCATTGCCTACCTGGGAATGCCTGGGATTGCacctggttggtcattgtgagaacaggatgctggatgaggtgggccattggtctgatccagcaggttcctaAGGACTTtccatatgcaaagcagatgctctaccactgagctacagctcttccaaGGTATCTTGTGTTTGAAGATCACACAGACATAGCAGGAAGCCTGAAATGCAATTGCACATCTCCcttccttcatctctctctctctctctctctctctctgtgtgtgtgtgtgtgtttcaacagCATTTCTgtctttcacacatgcacaccacatGGCAAGAGAGAAACTTACATAGTACCATTGGAAGATAAGTTCCCTTTTAAGAATTTTGAGCAGTTCCAGAATTTCAGAGTCAGTTGTTCTTGTTTGTGTTTGTTAGAGAATGTTCTGCTATTACTGGCAATGTTTAGACAGTGCACTGAATGGTCTTTtgagggcgggggaggggggatgagaaAAAAGGAGCCAGGAAATGATCTGTAATTAAACCACATCTGCTATGTACATGACATAGTAAACTACTGAACAGAAAAACCAAGTTGTGGAATATATGTTTAATTATATAAAAAATAGGGCAATTTCAGTGTGTCTATAATCACCGAAAATAGCTAAGGGCCTGTAGACATAGAGACTCCACTGAAGTAGAATAACCAAGTGAGACACTATGCTCTCTTCATTTCCATTCCTGACTCTGACACAGGCTTCTTGTGTGTACTTGCCTAAACTTTCCATTTTCACTTAATCATTTGACCAAATGGTGCCTTgcagaatacaactcccatccagCATGCAAAGGGTGAGAGGGGTCTCACAGGGGCTGAATTTTTGAGAATGCCCAGCAAtccttaaaaaagtaaaagaggaggaagaacaggAAATCCAGGCCCAGTACAAAAGGTTAATCCCTGGGCCAGTCTCTAAGAATGCCCTGAGTAGCAGTAAGACACCTGTATTTGATGAAGCATGAATGCGTAAACCAACATGCTGCACAAATGCAGacgttgttgttattgttattgtggttgttgttttattttgcccATCT of the Lacerta agilis isolate rLacAgi1 chromosome 4, rLacAgi1.pri, whole genome shotgun sequence genome contains:
- the DPT gene encoding dermatopontin, whose protein sequence is MDLALLCMVLPLFTVAWGQYMDYYDPYSDYRGSDEWVNVYRQGFNFQCPHGQVIVAVRSTFSKKEGSDRLWNYACMPTPHTMGEPSECWWEEINRAGLEWYQTCSNNGLVAGFQSQYFPSVLDREWQFYCCRYSRRCPYSCWLTTEHPEHYGEDMDMMMYSYDHYIRGAATTFSGVERDRQWKFIICRMTDFDCQFDNFKKK